In Myxococcus virescens, a single window of DNA contains:
- a CDS encoding trifunctional serine/threonine-protein kinase/ATP-binding protein/sensor histidine kinase, producing the protein MMDVPGYRIGREVTTAGAFQLLRATREEDGASVILKIPDAARLPVATTRLRHEWELTNALSLDGVLRPLAWAEARDGAPVLILEGFGDATLTQRLSHGRVEPRAACRIALSLARALGAIHEQGILHRDLNPSSILVGTDGESVKLTGFTLATRRPRAEVAPLAPERLEGRLEYLSPEGTGRTHRSVDSRADFYSMGVVLYELLTGRRPFADTDALGLIHAHVALPPPPPVSVDPELPQPLSDIALKLLAKSPEDRYQSAYGLVADLQRCLGALEGPGPVAAFVLGAKDVPERFAVPEKLYGREPQQAALRDAFERAASGRSAFVLVSGAAGMGKSALTGMLKRPVAERQGHFARGKYDQLLRDTPYSGIFEAFREVARALLGGQEQELETWRQHLLEAVGGMGRLVVDAVPRMALVLGDQPPVPELGPAESELRFQLVLRKLVAALATREHPLVLVLDDLHWADSTSLQLLRLLLTDRDIEHLLVVAGCRSEELSSDHPVESLARALQDHGTPVHRIDLAPLSPEDVTRLVADVFPPAEGQPDAQLDDLVLSLTEGNPFHAVQLLRTFYERGLVRFDADGGGFRWDASALRGQDFSDGVVALLTSRIRELSSAAQALLPIAAALGHTFDLRSLAIVLERTDEAAEKGLVEVLQAGLVAPIDDADLDSGGTYQFTHDRVQQAALELIPADVHPEIHARIGRLLLRHTPPERLDEGLPELVSHFHLALPVLHDEQERHRVAELDLRAGRSAKSRGAWSAALRLLNTGLSLLGDDGWRKDRRLAFDLHVDAAEAAYLDADFDLMERLAAAALAHAVDSAEEVRVQEVRLQCLAHRGEHSRGVDLGLEVLRKLGQPLPANPKQPHVLAAVAKTKLRLGLRKPEDLAALPECTDPLLLATLRLLVKLSSLAFMARPLLFPLVVLRVLQLTIRHGATGVAAFGYVGYGLMLSVHLGNPEEGFRYGRLALKTLDRFQAESLRAMVTFVFNLFIRHWKEPLSACVGDFLAAAQKGQETGDIEYFGYASSAGCATALIARDGLADGGPRMDRYRDILATHRHKNVLFTEYMRHTLDSLTGAFTGNVEAREEELVAPYRQLDYGNGIATCDVLRTLRRWLWGDARGALESAAAVDAQVELIAGQIYLPWYKFFQGLALMAVHPTLGPLDRIRSSRAIDAIRKSMRGWARIAPMNYGARAELLDAERARLDGQGGSAADAYDRAIRLARQYGLSLDEGVACEAAARFHLTQARERVARTYLEEARAAYLRWGARAVAARLEREHPRLLPSAPTPTRTDAPTEASLAALDLASVIKTARALSGEIVLGKLLRKLMTLVIENAGARRGLLLLKRTEGLVIAAEGSVDGDGVVLEAPIPMESSASLPTSIIHYVVRTGETVLLHDASAEEPFSEDPYVRSAQPKSLLCSPLLKQGSLTGVLYLENDATRGAFTPERLEVLRLLSFQAAISLENADLYASLEEYSRTLERRVEERTAEIQHKNAELAETLTRLQEMQRQLVAQEKLASLGALTAGIAHELQNPLNFVNNFSNLSSRLAGELEETLKGMADRLDSEAREDVLETLQDLKQNAQRIHSHGTRASDIIKTMLRHSRKSEGTRSKSDLNLLVRDSVNLAVQGLRSRPGGASVKMETTLDPTVGIVELVASDISRMLTNILDNAFYAAAQHQPHAGAGFTPQVHLSTRRVGSKVELRIRDNGPGIPEDLREKLFHPFFTTKPAGVGTGLGLSLCHDIVQEHQGDLRVESAPGAGAEFIVTLPAP; encoded by the coding sequence ATGATGGATGTTCCCGGCTACCGCATCGGCAGAGAGGTCACCACCGCAGGGGCCTTCCAGCTCTTGCGCGCCACACGCGAGGAGGACGGCGCCTCGGTCATCCTCAAGATTCCCGACGCGGCGCGGCTCCCCGTCGCCACCACGCGGCTTCGCCATGAGTGGGAGCTGACGAACGCCCTGAGTCTCGACGGCGTCCTGCGGCCCCTGGCGTGGGCCGAAGCGCGGGACGGCGCGCCCGTGCTCATCCTGGAAGGCTTCGGTGATGCGACGCTGACCCAACGCCTGTCACACGGGCGCGTGGAGCCGCGCGCCGCATGCCGTATCGCGCTGTCGTTGGCGCGCGCCCTGGGTGCCATCCACGAGCAGGGCATCCTCCACCGGGACCTGAACCCCAGCAGCATCCTCGTGGGCACGGATGGCGAGTCCGTGAAGCTCACTGGCTTCACCCTCGCCACGCGCAGACCCCGCGCCGAGGTCGCACCGCTCGCGCCCGAGCGGTTGGAGGGCCGCCTCGAATACCTCTCCCCCGAGGGCACCGGGCGCACCCACCGCAGCGTGGACTCGCGGGCAGATTTCTATTCCATGGGCGTGGTGCTCTACGAGCTGCTCACCGGGCGCCGCCCCTTCGCGGACACGGATGCGCTGGGCCTCATCCACGCACACGTCGCCCTGCCCCCGCCTCCGCCCGTCAGTGTCGACCCCGAGCTGCCCCAGCCCCTGTCCGACATCGCGCTCAAGCTGCTCGCCAAGTCCCCCGAGGACCGCTACCAGAGCGCCTATGGGCTCGTGGCGGACCTCCAGCGCTGCCTGGGTGCCCTGGAGGGCCCCGGCCCCGTCGCCGCCTTCGTGTTGGGCGCCAAGGACGTCCCTGAGCGCTTCGCCGTCCCCGAGAAGCTCTACGGCCGCGAGCCCCAGCAGGCGGCCCTGCGCGACGCCTTCGAGCGCGCCGCCTCAGGCCGCTCCGCCTTCGTGCTCGTCTCTGGCGCGGCGGGCATGGGCAAATCGGCCCTCACTGGGATGCTCAAGCGGCCCGTCGCGGAGCGCCAGGGCCACTTCGCCCGAGGAAAGTACGACCAGCTCCTCCGCGACACGCCCTACAGCGGCATCTTCGAGGCCTTCCGCGAGGTGGCTCGCGCGCTCCTCGGAGGGCAGGAGCAGGAGCTGGAGACCTGGCGTCAGCACCTCCTCGAAGCCGTGGGCGGCATGGGCCGGCTGGTGGTGGATGCGGTGCCTCGCATGGCGCTGGTGCTTGGCGACCAGCCTCCCGTCCCGGAGCTGGGGCCCGCGGAGTCGGAGCTGCGCTTCCAACTGGTCCTGCGCAAGCTGGTGGCCGCGCTCGCCACACGGGAACATCCCCTGGTGCTCGTCCTGGACGACCTGCACTGGGCGGACAGCACCAGCCTCCAGCTGTTGCGGCTGCTCCTGACGGACCGGGACATCGAACACCTGCTCGTGGTCGCGGGGTGCCGCTCCGAAGAGCTGAGCTCCGACCATCCCGTGGAGTCCCTTGCCCGCGCGCTCCAGGACCACGGCACGCCGGTCCACCGCATCGACCTGGCGCCGCTGTCTCCCGAGGACGTGACGAGGCTGGTCGCGGACGTGTTCCCTCCCGCCGAGGGCCAACCCGACGCGCAGCTCGACGACCTGGTGCTGTCGCTGACGGAAGGCAACCCGTTCCACGCGGTGCAGCTGCTGCGCACCTTCTACGAGCGCGGGCTGGTGCGCTTCGACGCGGACGGCGGTGGCTTCCGGTGGGATGCCAGCGCGCTGCGTGGACAGGATTTCAGTGACGGCGTGGTGGCGCTGCTCACCTCCCGCATCCGAGAGCTGAGCTCCGCCGCGCAGGCCCTGCTGCCCATCGCCGCGGCACTGGGCCATACGTTCGACCTGCGCAGCCTGGCCATCGTCCTGGAGCGTACGGATGAGGCGGCCGAGAAGGGGCTCGTCGAAGTGCTCCAGGCGGGCCTGGTGGCGCCCATTGACGACGCCGACCTCGACAGCGGGGGCACGTATCAGTTCACCCATGACCGCGTGCAGCAGGCCGCGCTGGAGCTGATTCCGGCGGACGTGCATCCGGAAATCCATGCCCGCATCGGCCGGCTGCTCCTGCGGCACACGCCCCCGGAGCGGCTCGACGAAGGACTCCCGGAGCTCGTCAGCCACTTCCACCTGGCGTTGCCCGTGCTCCACGACGAGCAGGAGCGCCACCGCGTGGCGGAGCTGGACCTGCGCGCCGGCCGCAGCGCCAAGTCCCGAGGCGCCTGGTCCGCGGCCCTGCGCCTGTTGAACACGGGCCTGTCCCTGCTCGGCGACGACGGCTGGCGGAAGGACCGGCGGCTCGCCTTCGACCTTCACGTCGACGCGGCCGAAGCGGCGTACCTCGACGCGGACTTCGACCTGATGGAGCGGTTGGCGGCGGCGGCGCTGGCCCATGCGGTGGACAGCGCGGAGGAAGTCCGCGTGCAGGAGGTCCGGCTCCAATGCCTCGCGCACCGGGGCGAGCACTCGCGCGGCGTGGACCTGGGCCTGGAGGTGTTGCGCAAGCTGGGCCAGCCCCTGCCCGCGAATCCGAAGCAACCCCACGTGCTGGCCGCGGTGGCGAAGACGAAGCTGCGCCTGGGTCTGCGCAAGCCCGAGGACCTGGCGGCCCTCCCGGAGTGCACCGACCCGCTCCTGCTCGCCACGCTGCGGCTGCTGGTGAAGCTGTCCTCGCTGGCCTTCATGGCCCGCCCGCTGCTCTTTCCGCTGGTGGTGCTCCGCGTGCTCCAGCTCACCATCCGCCACGGCGCCACGGGCGTGGCCGCGTTCGGCTACGTGGGCTACGGGCTGATGTTGAGCGTGCACCTGGGCAACCCCGAGGAAGGCTTCCGCTACGGCCGGCTGGCGCTGAAGACGCTGGACCGCTTCCAGGCGGAGAGCCTGCGGGCCATGGTGACCTTCGTCTTCAACCTCTTCATCCGGCACTGGAAGGAGCCGCTGTCCGCCTGCGTCGGCGACTTCCTCGCCGCCGCGCAGAAGGGCCAGGAGACGGGCGACATCGAGTATTTCGGCTATGCGTCCAGCGCGGGCTGCGCCACCGCCCTCATCGCCCGGGACGGCCTGGCCGACGGTGGCCCGCGCATGGACCGGTACCGGGACATCCTGGCCACCCATCGCCACAAGAACGTGCTGTTCACCGAGTACATGCGGCACACGCTCGACTCCCTCACAGGTGCCTTCACCGGCAACGTGGAGGCCCGCGAGGAGGAGCTGGTCGCGCCGTACCGGCAGCTCGACTACGGCAACGGCATCGCCACCTGCGACGTGCTACGCACCCTGCGCCGCTGGCTGTGGGGCGATGCGCGCGGAGCGCTGGAGAGCGCCGCGGCGGTGGACGCCCAGGTGGAGCTCATCGCCGGGCAGATCTACCTGCCCTGGTACAAGTTCTTCCAAGGCCTGGCGCTCATGGCGGTCCACCCGACGTTGGGGCCGCTGGACCGGATTCGCTCGTCACGAGCCATCGACGCCATCCGCAAGTCCATGCGCGGCTGGGCCCGCATCGCCCCCATGAACTATGGCGCCCGCGCGGAGCTGCTGGACGCGGAGCGGGCCCGCCTGGACGGCCAGGGGGGCTCGGCCGCGGATGCGTATGACCGGGCCATCCGGCTGGCGCGCCAGTACGGCCTGTCGCTCGACGAGGGCGTGGCCTGCGAGGCCGCGGCACGGTTCCACCTGACGCAAGCCCGCGAGCGCGTGGCCCGCACCTACCTGGAGGAAGCCCGCGCCGCCTACCTGCGCTGGGGGGCCCGCGCCGTCGCGGCTCGGCTGGAGCGGGAGCACCCCCGGCTCTTGCCGTCCGCCCCCACCCCCACGCGCACGGATGCGCCCACCGAAGCGTCCCTGGCCGCGTTGGACCTGGCGTCCGTCATCAAGACGGCGCGCGCGCTGTCCGGCGAAATCGTCCTGGGCAAGCTGCTGCGCAAGCTGATGACGCTGGTCATCGAGAACGCGGGCGCGCGCCGGGGCCTGCTGCTGCTGAAACGGACCGAGGGCCTGGTCATCGCGGCGGAAGGCTCCGTGGACGGCGATGGCGTGGTGCTCGAGGCGCCCATCCCCATGGAGTCCTCCGCGTCGCTGCCGACCTCCATCATCCACTACGTGGTGCGCACCGGAGAGACGGTGCTCCTCCACGACGCCTCAGCGGAAGAGCCCTTCTCCGAGGACCCCTACGTCCGCAGCGCCCAGCCCAAGTCCCTGCTGTGCAGCCCGCTCTTGAAGCAGGGCTCGCTCACGGGCGTGCTCTACCTGGAGAACGACGCCACGCGGGGCGCCTTCACCCCGGAGCGGCTGGAGGTGCTGCGCCTGCTGTCGTTCCAGGCGGCCATCTCCCTGGAGAACGCCGACCTCTACGCCAGCCTGGAGGAGTACAGCCGGACGCTGGAGCGCCGCGTGGAGGAGCGCACCGCCGAAATCCAGCACAAGAACGCCGAGCTGGCGGAGACGCTCACCCGGCTTCAGGAGATGCAGCGCCAGCTCGTGGCGCAGGAGAAGCTCGCGTCCCTGGGCGCGCTCACCGCGGGCATCGCCCATGAGCTCCAGAATCCGCTCAACTTCGTGAACAACTTCTCGAACCTGTCCTCACGACTGGCCGGCGAACTGGAGGAGACGCTGAAGGGCATGGCGGACCGGCTCGACAGCGAGGCCCGCGAGGACGTGCTGGAGACGCTCCAGGACTTGAAGCAGAACGCCCAGCGCATCCACAGCCACGGCACGCGTGCCTCGGACATCATCAAGACGATGCTCCGGCACTCGCGCAAGTCGGAGGGCACCCGCTCCAAGTCGGACCTCAACCTGCTGGTGCGCGACAGTGTGAACCTGGCGGTGCAGGGCCTGCGCAGCCGTCCCGGCGGGGCCAGCGTGAAGATGGAGACCACGTTGGACCCCACCGTGGGCATCGTGGAGCTGGTGGCCAGCGACATCAGCCGGATGCTCACCAACATCCTCGACAACGCGTTCTACGCCGCGGCGCAACATCAACCGCATGCCGGCGCGGGCTTCACGCCCCAGGTGCATCTGAGCACCCGCCGCGTCGGAAGCAAGGTGGAGCTGCGCATCCGAGACAACGGGCCGGGCATCCCCGAGGACCTCCGCGAGAAGCTCTTCCACCCCTTCTTCACCACCAAGCCCGCGGGCGTCGGCACGGGGCTGGGGCTCTCCCTGTGCCACGACATCGTCCAGGAGCACCAGGGCGACCTCCGCGTGGAGAGCGCGCCCGGCGCCGGGGCCGAGTTCATCGTCACCCTGCCCGCGCCCTGA
- the clpX gene encoding ATP-dependent Clp protease ATP-binding subunit ClpX, translating into MKKEHHVNLSCSFCGKSQREVRKLIAGPTVYICDECIKLCNDIIADENEREEGKPQVSLPTPAEIKAFLDDYVIGQDQAKKVLAVAVYNHYKRIYQKKPNSRPRPGVKGPTGEEVELSKSNILLIGPTGSGKTLLAQSLARFLNVPFTIADATSLTEAGYVGEDVENIIQNLLHNADYDVEKASRGIVYIDEIDKIARKGDMPSATRDVGGEGVQQALLKIIEGTRANVTPRGGKKYNQQEYVQVDTTNILFICGGAFHGIDGVIKRRVGEKGLGFGAKITHREERSVGELLALTEPEDLMRFGMIPEFIGRLPMIATLNDLKEEDLVIILSQPKNALVKQYQKLFEMEKVKLTFTREALRAIAREAMRRHSGARGLRAILEDAMLEIMYDVPFREGVKECKITEQVITKHEAPQLVMEKEKKTA; encoded by the coding sequence GTGAAGAAGGAGCACCACGTCAACCTGTCTTGTTCGTTCTGCGGCAAGTCGCAGCGCGAGGTCCGCAAGCTCATCGCGGGCCCGACGGTCTACATCTGCGACGAATGCATCAAGCTGTGTAACGACATCATCGCGGACGAGAACGAGCGCGAGGAGGGCAAGCCCCAGGTCAGCTTGCCGACGCCGGCGGAGATCAAGGCGTTCCTCGACGACTACGTCATCGGACAGGACCAGGCGAAGAAGGTCCTCGCGGTGGCGGTGTACAACCACTACAAGCGCATCTATCAAAAGAAGCCGAACTCCCGGCCGCGTCCTGGCGTGAAGGGCCCCACCGGCGAGGAAGTGGAGCTGAGCAAGAGCAACATCCTGCTCATCGGTCCCACGGGAAGTGGCAAGACGCTGCTGGCCCAGTCGCTGGCGCGCTTCCTCAACGTGCCCTTCACCATCGCTGACGCCACCAGCCTCACCGAGGCCGGCTACGTGGGCGAGGACGTGGAGAACATCATCCAGAACCTCCTCCACAACGCCGACTACGACGTGGAGAAGGCCTCGCGCGGCATCGTCTACATCGACGAGATCGACAAGATCGCCCGCAAGGGTGACATGCCCAGCGCCACCCGCGACGTGGGCGGCGAGGGTGTGCAGCAGGCCCTGCTGAAGATCATCGAAGGCACCCGGGCCAACGTCACGCCGCGCGGCGGGAAGAAGTACAACCAGCAGGAGTACGTCCAGGTCGACACGACGAACATCCTGTTCATCTGCGGCGGCGCCTTCCACGGCATCGACGGCGTCATCAAGCGCCGCGTGGGCGAGAAGGGCCTCGGCTTCGGCGCGAAGATCACCCACCGCGAGGAGCGCAGCGTGGGTGAGCTGCTGGCGCTGACCGAGCCGGAAGACCTCATGCGCTTCGGCATGATTCCGGAGTTCATCGGCCGCCTGCCGATGATCGCCACGCTGAACGACCTGAAGGAAGAGGACCTGGTCATCATCCTCTCCCAGCCGAAGAACGCCCTGGTGAAGCAGTACCAGAAGCTCTTCGAGATGGAGAAGGTGAAGCTGACCTTCACGAGGGAGGCGCTGCGCGCCATCGCCCGTGAGGCGATGCGCCGTCACTCCGGAGCGCGCGGCCTTCGCGCCATCCTGGAGGATGCCATGCTGGAGATCATGTACGACGTGCCGTTCCGCGAGGGCGTCAAGGAGTGCAAGATCACCGAGCAGGTCATCACCAAGCACGAGGCGCCCCAGCTCGTCATGGAGAAGGAGAAGAAGACGGCCTAG
- a CDS encoding AgmX/PglI C-terminal domain-containing protein has product MAAGQDLAADVDGLWLFKHGDLVLGPVSGAQLVEKLTSGELTLDTLVAPAGERDFHRMSEVDAFRVHVARAEARARVDAAVVVERAKSAKRLKILGGAAVVGVVVLGIVGIQLARNAAVHGWFGGGEVQTDDFEMGEITIRVAQARADDEELFEYPGHGARRPGSGEPGVKPATGSSGPGKVAMASTTRAPADRRPRPGGSVTTDPDGMEMTQQFDQSAINQVVASNKSTLFRCFKEEAERTPGLYAKVPMEFVIGNDGRVSKLWVDNHQFKKGPLYECLLSEMRKWPFRAYEGEQATVGLSFTIGKRG; this is encoded by the coding sequence ATGGCAGCTGGACAAGACCTTGCGGCGGACGTGGACGGACTCTGGCTCTTCAAGCACGGGGACCTCGTCCTAGGGCCCGTCAGTGGTGCCCAACTCGTGGAGAAGCTCACCTCGGGCGAGCTGACGCTGGACACCCTGGTGGCGCCCGCAGGAGAGCGGGACTTCCACCGCATGTCCGAGGTGGACGCCTTCCGCGTGCATGTGGCCCGGGCGGAGGCGCGCGCCCGCGTGGACGCCGCGGTCGTCGTGGAGCGGGCGAAGTCCGCGAAGCGCTTGAAGATTCTCGGCGGCGCCGCGGTGGTGGGCGTGGTGGTGCTGGGCATCGTCGGCATCCAGTTGGCGCGCAACGCCGCCGTCCACGGGTGGTTCGGCGGCGGCGAGGTCCAGACGGACGACTTCGAGATGGGCGAAATCACCATCCGCGTGGCCCAGGCCCGGGCGGATGACGAGGAGCTCTTCGAGTACCCCGGACATGGCGCGCGCCGTCCGGGCTCGGGCGAGCCAGGGGTGAAGCCCGCCACCGGCAGCAGTGGTCCGGGCAAGGTGGCCATGGCCTCCACCACCCGAGCGCCGGCGGACCGGAGGCCCCGCCCCGGGGGCAGCGTGACCACCGACCCGGATGGCATGGAGATGACGCAGCAGTTCGACCAGTCCGCCATCAACCAGGTGGTGGCCAGCAACAAGTCCACGCTCTTCCGCTGCTTCAAGGAAGAGGCGGAGCGCACCCCCGGCCTCTACGCCAAGGTCCCCATGGAGTTCGTCATCGGGAACGATGGCCGGGTTAGCAAGCTGTGGGTGGACAACCATCAGTTCAAGAAGGGTCCACTCTACGAGTGCCTGCTGTCGGAGATGCGGAAGTGGCCGTTCCGCGCCTACGAAGGCGAGCAGGCGACGGTGGGCCTGTCGTTCACCATCGGCAAGCGGGGGTAG
- a CDS encoding tRNA pseudouridine synthase A: MLPSTSKRIPVALWIWYRGGIFRGFQRQPEGPTVQSALEEALRSVGVPATLMPSGRTDRGVHARMQVVSVRLEAGDSAESLEKRLPPRLPPGLGLCGVRRPTSFHAQWSACGKEYRYRFQLGGAVTPEWAPYALDVSSEPLLQATTVTPERLAALLRSAEGTRDFIAFHEKSSPRKPRTLESATLHALGGGLYEARLRGDGFARYQIRYLMGSALKVAAGLLPEEAWLAALETGQAMEGFKAPAHGLVLWEVRYPPQVDPFTAGERLHPPGLPLEPPFHIG, from the coding sequence GTGCTCCCCTCCACCTCCAAGCGGATTCCCGTCGCACTGTGGATCTGGTACCGCGGCGGAATCTTCCGCGGCTTCCAGCGCCAACCCGAGGGCCCCACCGTCCAGTCAGCCCTGGAAGAGGCGCTGCGGTCCGTGGGGGTGCCGGCGACCTTGATGCCATCGGGGCGCACGGACCGGGGCGTCCACGCCCGGATGCAGGTGGTGAGCGTCCGGCTGGAAGCGGGCGACTCGGCGGAGTCCCTGGAGAAGCGGCTCCCACCCCGATTGCCACCGGGCCTGGGCCTGTGCGGGGTACGCCGCCCCACGTCCTTTCATGCGCAGTGGAGCGCATGCGGCAAGGAGTACCGCTACCGGTTCCAGCTGGGCGGGGCCGTGACGCCCGAATGGGCGCCCTATGCGCTGGACGTGTCCTCGGAGCCGCTGCTCCAGGCCACGACGGTGACGCCGGAGCGGTTGGCGGCGCTGCTGCGTTCAGCGGAAGGGACGCGGGACTTCATCGCGTTCCATGAGAAGTCCAGTCCACGCAAGCCGCGCACGCTGGAGTCCGCCACCCTGCACGCGCTGGGCGGTGGGCTCTACGAGGCTCGGCTGCGCGGGGACGGCTTCGCGCGCTACCAGATCCGCTATTTGATGGGGAGCGCGTTGAAGGTGGCCGCGGGGCTGCTGCCAGAAGAGGCGTGGCTCGCGGCGCTCGAGACGGGTCAGGCCATGGAGGGCTTCAAGGCGCCCGCTCACGGCCTCGTGCTCTGGGAGGTTCGCTACCCTCCCCAAGTGGACCCCTTCACCGCCGGGGAGCGTCTCCATCCCCCGGGGCTTCCGCTGGAGCCACCCTTCCACATCGGGTGA
- a CDS encoding ribbon-helix-helix domain-containing protein — translation MDMNPRLTSVVFRLNREKLDALKDLSRTTRIRQSEYLREAISDLLAKYEERLVD, via the coding sequence ATGGACATGAATCCCCGCCTTACCTCAGTGGTCTTCCGGCTCAACCGCGAGAAGCTCGACGCCCTCAAGGACCTGTCGCGCACCACGCGCATCCGTCAGAGCGAGTACCTCCGCGAGGCCATCTCCGATCTGCTCGCGAAGTACGAAGAGCGGCTCGTCGACTGA
- a CDS encoding DUF1772 domain-containing protein, producing the protein MINLKHSVAAIVLWLFVVVLGIAFGAGLYEHRVTLPRWLDTLGGHWSAEAAREDNVGLRFWAFVTTGPLTLLTLASLYFASQATGALRVWWLGAALAALADRLLTFSYFIPTMLRLLEAPDNAAAVETAVTWVRMNHLRHVLSAGAWFSALQALSWLRWKGGS; encoded by the coding sequence ATGATCAACCTGAAGCATTCCGTCGCGGCAATCGTCCTGTGGCTTTTCGTCGTCGTCCTGGGCATCGCCTTCGGCGCGGGACTCTACGAGCACCGCGTCACGTTGCCCCGATGGCTCGACACCCTGGGCGGACACTGGTCCGCGGAGGCCGCGCGGGAGGACAACGTGGGACTCCGCTTCTGGGCCTTCGTCACCACGGGGCCGCTGACGCTGCTCACCCTGGCGAGCCTCTACTTCGCATCCCAAGCCACCGGCGCGCTGCGCGTCTGGTGGCTCGGGGCCGCGTTGGCGGCGTTGGCCGACCGGCTCCTGACCTTCTCGTACTTCATCCCGACGATGCTGAGACTGCTGGAGGCGCCCGACAACGCCGCCGCCGTGGAGACCGCGGTGACGTGGGTGCGGATGAACCACCTGCGTCATGTGCTCAGCGCGGGGGCCTGGTTCTCGGCGCTCCAGGCCCTGTCCTGGCTCCGCTGGAAGGGCGGTTCGTGA
- a CDS encoding helix-turn-helix domain-containing protein, with amino-acid sequence MSPRPALLEQIGSDVVQFQDASAEFDATVGKVLALGRADLACLTQIHFGGPTPLGAVAREADVARLELAGYVQREAAGGGQRLVLTAHAREWIDTLWGPLQADGHQLMAGLPEEHLRIVAGFLKAARAIQDRHVARVAKLLQEPGTSRAARQRGGLSPAALRRVQLYVEAHLAEPIRVGELATRSGLSVFHFTRAFRQSTGMTPHAWVQQRRVERARELLSNASLPLGDIALAVGFSSQSHFTTVFRRLTGLTPAVIRREQR; translated from the coding sequence ATGAGCCCCCGGCCCGCCCTGCTCGAACAGATTGGCTCGGACGTCGTGCAGTTCCAGGACGCGTCCGCGGAGTTCGATGCCACCGTCGGGAAGGTCCTCGCGCTCGGGCGCGCGGACCTCGCGTGCCTGACGCAGATTCACTTCGGTGGCCCGACGCCCCTCGGCGCCGTCGCCCGCGAAGCCGACGTGGCGCGGCTGGAGCTTGCGGGCTACGTCCAGCGGGAAGCGGCCGGTGGTGGCCAGCGGCTGGTGCTCACCGCGCACGCACGTGAGTGGATCGACACCCTCTGGGGTCCCCTCCAGGCAGACGGCCACCAGCTCATGGCCGGGCTGCCCGAGGAACACCTGCGAATCGTCGCGGGGTTCCTGAAAGCGGCGAGAGCCATCCAGGACCGACACGTGGCCCGGGTGGCCAAACTGCTTCAGGAACCGGGGACCTCACGGGCGGCACGCCAGCGAGGCGGGCTCTCCCCCGCCGCACTTCGCCGTGTGCAGCTTTACGTGGAGGCGCACCTTGCCGAGCCAATCCGCGTGGGTGAGCTGGCCACGCGCTCCGGCTTGAGCGTCTTTCATTTCACCCGCGCCTTCCGTCAGTCCACCGGCATGACACCGCACGCCTGGGTGCAGCAACGACGCGTGGAACGGGCGCGCGAATTGCTGAGCAACGCGTCGCTGCCGCTGGGAGACATCGCGCTCGCGGTGGGCTTCAGCTCACAGAGCCATTTCACCACGGTGTTCCGCCGGCTCACCGGACTGACTCCCGCCGTCATCCGCCGCGAACAGCGCTGA
- the larE gene encoding ATP-dependent sacrificial sulfur transferase LarE, with translation MLSPERIKSLCESSRPKLELMRAALRAHGSVLVAFSGGVDSTFVLKVAVEELGDRALALTALSASVAPEEADEARELAKRLGARHVVLGSNELANPQYAANPTNRCYFCKTELYDICEAQRKSLGLAVVLDGFNADDFKDHRPGHKAAQEHQVVSPLAQAGLTKEEIRAWSQSLGLPTWDKPQMACLASRIPYGTAVTRDRLLQVAAAESELRKLGFRQFRVRYHQDVARLEVAAEEYERFLAADVRQKINTAFLALGFKFVALDLEPFRSGRMNDAAGVARPGDTGKPEGFSLPVVS, from the coding sequence ATGTTGAGCCCCGAGCGGATCAAGTCCCTGTGTGAGTCGTCGCGCCCCAAGCTGGAGTTGATGCGTGCCGCGCTGCGGGCCCATGGCAGCGTGCTGGTGGCATTCTCCGGCGGTGTGGATTCGACCTTCGTGCTGAAGGTGGCGGTGGAGGAGCTGGGCGACCGGGCGCTCGCGCTCACCGCGCTGTCCGCGTCCGTGGCGCCGGAGGAGGCCGACGAGGCGCGCGAGCTGGCGAAGCGGCTGGGCGCCCGGCACGTGGTGCTGGGCAGCAACGAGCTGGCGAACCCGCAGTACGCGGCCAACCCGACGAACCGCTGCTACTTCTGCAAGACGGAGCTGTACGACATCTGCGAGGCGCAGCGGAAGTCGTTGGGGTTGGCGGTGGTGTTGGACGGCTTCAACGCGGACGACTTCAAGGACCACCGGCCCGGCCATAAGGCGGCGCAGGAGCACCAGGTGGTGTCGCCGCTGGCGCAGGCGGGGCTGACGAAGGAGGAGATCCGGGCGTGGAGCCAGTCGCTCGGGCTGCCGACGTGGGACAAGCCGCAGATGGCGTGCCTGGCGTCGCGGATTCCGTACGGCACGGCGGTGACGCGGGATCGGCTGCTGCAGGTCGCCGCCGCCGAGTCGGAGCTGCGCAAGCTGGGCTTCCGACAGTTCCGCGTGCGGTACCACCAGGACGTGGCGCGGCTGGAGGTGGCGGCGGAGGAGTACGAGCGCTTCCTCGCGGCGGACGTGCGGCAGAAGATCAACACCGCGTTCCTGGCGCTGGGGTTCAAGTTCGTGGCGCTGGACCTGGAGCCGTTCCGCTCGGGCCGCATGAATGACGCGGCGGGTGTGGCGCGGCCGGGGGACACAGGCAAGCCGGAGGGCTTTTCGCTGCCCGTGGTGAGCTGA